A segment of the Rhizoctonia solani chromosome 12, complete sequence genome:
TAAATCCACAGCCAGATGAACAAGCTCCGAGCTTTGAGAAAAACATTGTAAATCCTCTAGGTTGAGTTCACATTGGGGGATCCTGATTGTATGGGCCAGGGGAAAGATTAAGGGGAGCTTTTCAAGCGCTCCATGGGACAGCGACACATTCACCAGAGTTAAGTCTTGAAGTGACAGAGCGTCCAACACCTGGAGCGCGGCTGCATCACGAGGCGCAAAAGAACCACCAAAATCGATCTGGAGTTTGATGAGTGCAGGCGTATAGAGAACTATCGGCTCCAAGTCTATTGACGATTCGTCGTCGGATAATTCTACTTCTTGGTCGAGGCCAAGTATACGAATTGACAAAGACTTCACTCTAGAATATATGTCCATCTCAAGTACGCTGGTAATATCTGACCAGTACATTGCAACCAAGCTGAGTTCGTTTAACAACGGCAAAAATTCTGGTCCTAGTTGTGCGAGGCTCTGATTTAGCGACTCAGATCGGCAATACAGTTCCAATCGCTCCAAGCAGGCCAGCTGGCCAACTAAACAGATATTGGAGGGGAGCAGAATGCCCGCGCCACAACACAATTCACGGAGAGGCATAGTTGAGATACACTGGTAATAGGATGGCTCCCAAATTGCGAACGCCGAGGATAGTTGCGTGGACTTGGAACTCCAAGTTCGTGTTCGCTCCACGCCGGAAGACACAAGAGATAGTGTGTGCAAATTCGGACAGGTGGATTTGGCATGTCGCGCAAGAGTGCTTGCGAATGAGAGGGATAGGTGTTGGCAAACGCTTGTGTCTGGGCTAACACGAAGAGTGGTAAGCCCGGGTGACATGAAAGTCATAGCCCATATAAATAATTCAGTCTCGTCCGCCCTTCCGCAAGGCGACGTTAGAGTAAGTTGGGATAGATTGGGAAGAAGCGTATAGCGTTGGGAATGTTTCGACAATAGTGTCCAGTTGGAGAGTGTTATCTGGTCATAAAATATTGAATCGCCATTTGAGGTGTAGATTTCAAGCTTCTGAACATATGGTGCATATGAGTTGAATCGATCAAGGTTTAACACTGGAGGCAACGCCTGTTGGAGCCCATCAGCACTGCAATATTAACCTCTGACTTTCAGTGAATGTAGCTTACGATTGTGATTGTATTTGGTGCTTTGTACTGAAAATAAAGGTCGTTTGGGGGGTCAATGCTAACCCCAGGAATAAGTCTCAAAAGATTATGGACCCCTCGAACACTTTCCCATACTATGGGCGCGGTGATATTAAAATACGAGCGCGACACTCGAAGCAAAGACCCGCGTGTATGAGGAGTGGCGAATCGACATATGAAGCTAACAAGTTCCGGAATTCTCGACACCCGCGAAGGGCTGGATTCCATCATCATCAAGATTTTTTTGCGGGTATCACAATCTGTAACTCAAAAAAGGAGTTCGAAACAATTAAAGAGTACTGTAGCTCTGAGACTCGGAGTAGAAGAGGTAGAGGCTTCAACGCAATGCACGTGACTGGTATTGATGTACAATACTATTGCAAATTGCATCAGGATAAATGGAGTACATCCCTAAACACCACTCTACGGGTGAATGCATCTGAATTGTATGTAGGGTATAGATTCTCATCTACTTAAAATTCACCAAAAGTCTTAATCGATAAAGTGTCAGGCTATTGGCCGCCAACGCAACACTCAGAAAGATCTGATAGAAAACAAGCGAAACGAAACGAGCCCATACTGGATAAAATGGAAAATGGGATGAAACCCGTGCTCATAGCCAATGTCAACAATGGCGATAGTCCAATAATACATTATGAAAACAACAGCCTATACAAGAAACGAAAGTTCTAGAGGGTATGAGTCCGTACACTCGACGTTTGTTCAAATAGAGTCTTGGTTTGCATATTTATGTGCATGTATCAATCAACCGATTCGCCCTGCAAGGTTATGTTCGAGTTAGAAAGGTCAGCATGATCGAGATTCATGATCTACTCACGGGATGGGTTGCCTGTAGTCATCAACCCAAGTCGTCAAATTGGGGTTCGTGTATGCCTCGATATGCCTATTCACCAAATCACGGTCACCAGGCAGTCCTAAATTGCCAGACACCTTGCACTCACTTGTTAATATAAGTTGACGTCGGGAAATCTTCGGGGTCGCAACCAATATTTCTCTTTCCTTTTGGTTGGTACACACGGACCCAGTCCACGAGCATCCATGTAGGGAACTGCAAATGTTCGAAATCGATAGCGCCAAAGTTTGGACTGATTCCCAAGTTTACGATGATGTACATCGGCTCTTGGGGAACTGGCCGGGAACCGATTTCAACGACGGGATCAGCGGCCATACCGGCGCCACGAATTGTCCATGCGGGCTTGTTATCGTTGACCCATGTAATGTACCCGTCATTGCCAGGCGCATACTCGAAACCGTATACCGAGAAACACCCGCCACCTTGAGTGTAGCAGTCTTGGTTGGTTTCGCTAATGGCCGAAGTTGATTGTTGGAATACACCACCAACATAACTGTTAAGCTTCGTGACAGATCCATCGTAGATTTTGAGATTGTCAGAGTTATTGAACCAAGTGTATAGGTGATTAAAGGGAGCCCTATTGTGCACTGTTAGACGTGCCTTGGTTAGAGTGAAACATACAACTCACCATTGCCCAGATTGAGATACGTGACCAATCAATGTTCCACTGTCTACCTGAGCCTCAAAAACATCGATTTCAGGTGCGCTCCTTCCAACAAAACTACCATCCTTCCGCTTTGGTCCCGGGTGGGTCGGGTCATTCGGGCACGTACATGCACTGAGTCGCTGACCAGGAAGATACGACAACTCATCCCCGTTGCTCGGGTCGCCCATAGTATGAACCGCTGCAGGGCCGTTGGTCTTGGGATCTGTTTGGTTCGCGAGCGTACCAACGTCGCAACTATCGTACGACTGAGCAGATCATCGGTAAATAGCGTAGCATACACTTAGCCGAAGTATCGACTTACATAAGGCCACATGCCATCCAGGCTCGCTCCGTAACCAGCGCGACCGAGGTTGCCCATTGTCCAAAACGCAGGCCACAGGCCGTATACAGTTGATTTGCCAGGAAGAGATACGTTGGCTAATCAAACCAGGAGGCAATACGACGTCATTAGGGTACCGAAAAACTCTAGTTGATTTTCCAACTGACCTTCAATGTACCCGCCAGTGAAGCAAAACTTGTTCCACGAGGAAATAAGCCCTCCTTGATAATTGAGATTGTGTGTTTGCATCTTTCGCATGGTGATGTTGAGGTACCCGCCCTCAGTTGTGACCGCCTCAGGGTCATACCACTCCAAGTTGTTTGTTCCCCTGTACAAGTGCTGATCAGTATCCTAGTGGCAATGCAACAGCGTACCCGTGTCCCATGAGGACGCGCAACGTCAGTATGACTCACCAGTAGTGCAGATCGACTGCTTCCCAG
Coding sequences within it:
- a CDS encoding glycoside hydrolase family 16 protein; amino-acid sequence: MQRRQPTQPPAGRRDDLSGTMNIPPPRPDRFKAQGLPGGPRPTVMSGPAIPQVAPRPVANQAQRQMYLAGITQSLKEFNSRMLIAMGCVPGANSSATGSAAQLLHPTSRSDTPDHQIHAALAAAPIGYIDKGSHTSLGDTPYPQHSKASSTSGHDSLSEKYPFADNPFVYGHHGYAETDDELHTPDPQRDKKADKGGLVVLLQVAPSSCGPRLTSFFWYSAGYPMITYFTQKQFSTLGGYNLGGINATGQIPIMPGNFGLIDSETPEEAYTRTSIEDGSEWDLVFSDEFNTDGRTFYPGDDPFWEAVDLHYWGTNNLEWYDPEAVTTEGGYLNITMRKMQTHNLNYQGGLISSWNKFCFTGGYIEANVSLPGKSTVYGLWPAFWTMGNLGRAGYGASLDGMWPYSYDSCDVGTLANQTDPKTNGPAAVHTMGDPSNGDELSYLPGQRLSACTCPNDPTHPGPKRKDGSFVGRSAPEIDVFEAQVDSGTLIGHVSQSGQWAPFNHLYTWFNNSDNLKIYDGSVTKLNSYVGGVFQQSTSAISETNQDCYTQGGGCFSVYGFEYAPGNDGYITWVNDNKPAWTIRGAGMAADPVVEIGSRPVPQEPMYIIVNLGISPNFGAIDFEHLQFPTWMLVDWVRVYQPKGKRNIGCDPEDFPTSTYINKHIEAYTNPNLTTWVDDYRQPIPIDPPNDLYFQYKAPNTITIALPPVLNLDRFNSYAPYVQKLEIYTSNGDSIFYDQITLSNWTLLSKHSQRYTLLPNLSQLTLTSPCGRADETELFIWAMTFMSPGLTTLRVSPDTSVCQHLSLSFASTLARHAKSTCPNLHTLSLVSSGVERTRTWSSKSTQLSSAFAIWEPSYYQCISTMPLRELCCGAGILLPSNICLVGQLACLERLELYCRSESLNQSLAQLGPEFLPLLNELSLVAMYWSDITSVLEMDIYSRVKSLSIRILGLDQEVELSDDESSIDLEPIVLYTPALIKLQIDFGGSFAPRDAAALQVLDALSLQDLTLVNVSLSHGALEKLPLIFPLAHTIRIPQCELNLEDLQCFSQSSELVHLAVDLSILPPGSRSPLQPSSGSQVASKFRTLEINALSTTTMMVDLSPLARCVMISVFLLSG